The following DNA comes from Serinus canaria isolate serCan28SL12 chromosome 1A, serCan2020, whole genome shotgun sequence.
atGCCTTTGTAATGGAGTGCCTAATTCACCATTACCCACCTCCCAATTTCTATTTTCCCTTCAAATTTTCCTTACtttgtctctttctctttccttttctcgctccttttctttttctttttccttttctctttccttttctttttctctttccttctccttttctctttccttttctttttctctttccttctccttctccctttccttttctttttccttctccttttctctttccttttccttctcccatttCTCAGCCTTGTCCTTCTCCttgtcttcctttttcctcctcttctcacCTTGACCATCTGAGTGAAaaacagcaggaggaggtggagggaCACCATAGGGGGTACTGGCAGGTGGTGGTGACACTCTTATTTCTGCTACCGCCACAGGAGAGTGCCCAGAACTCTTTTTAGACTTGGAGTGcttcttctctctgtgtttctccttgtccttttttttcttactttttttggacttcttcttcttcttgatTTCCCGGTAGGAGTCATCTATCaccagctctccagcctccaACTCTCCACCAGAAGAAGAACCAGATTCTGGTGGTGCCTCCATACCTGAAACCTCGTACTCGCTTCCATGGCCCTCTGAATGAAGGGAGGTGTCAACACCAAAACTCTCAGAAGGTGGATGTGAGTCTGGAGGTGGTTTGTGCTTTTTCCGGGAAGACTTCAGGAAGCTCTGAAGATCATGCCCCAGCAGGAATGAGCCTTGCTCATCTCGAGCTGATTTCTTTGAAGATTTctttgcagctgctggtgctgaagaGTAGGATAAAGAATCATCATCTGCTGtactacttttttcttttggtgaaaGGATGAGCTTCATCTTCAAGCCGTCAGGTTCACGAAGAGTAAGTGTCTCTGTGTTCACATAAAgaggtttcatttttttggatTTGTGGGAGCTGTTGTCATCCACTGAGtgctccccactgctcccactcAGCTTCTTCTTGGGATGctcctttctgctttcagagtGGCCAGAGGAAgaatgagatgatttttcaGAGGTCCTCTTTGAAGACTTTGAGCTTGTGGCCAAAGGTGAGTTGACAGCCTTAAGTAAATCCATGGTTGTATCAGCTGAGGATGGGCTagaagctgcttttttcttcttctttgatGGTAGATCCAAAGGTGAGACACCTGAAAAAGATCAAAAGAAAGTTACATTGAGATGATTTCCTTGAAGATGGCAAAGAAGGGAAGTGAGAATCCTGTGAGCCTTCCAGTTACAGGTGACAGATTTACATCCTGGCTTAAAAAGAACCACAGCCATCTCAGCACAGCCTCACTGATACAATTCAGAGGCTGTGACACCTGAGCTGGTCAAATAATTTAAGGAAGGGAGAGACTGCAGGAAAGTTCTTGAAGTTTTGTGAAACTCCACTTGTGacttatgaaataaaatgtttcgATGAAAATACATCTAACTGAAATTACACCTCAAGTGCAAGGTTTTTGTGACATTTTTAGCCAAGGTGAAACCAATGAGTTGAAAATATGAGCTTTTTCATTCTGGAGACAGATTTTGATGAAAGATGAAATTTCAGCTTGGCTTTCTCCTTCTACTGGGCCAATAATAAATCCTAAATGTGTTAAGCTTCTATGAGCTAAATTGTCATTTTCCAGCCAACTTATTAATTGTGAGAGTAACTGAaccaaaaagcatttctttttcaacCTCAGgcattctatttttttaaatccaaagaAAGTTATACTACCTGTAAGTATAATTGGTTTTCAATGCAATTggtaaacaagaaaaacaaatgtcaaATGTGAAGGCGTGAGTTAGAAAATACACTTGTCAATGAAAAAGGGACGGAAGGTCTCTATCCCCTACCATGGCAATCTGTTAAGCCAGACTCTGAAAATATAATTCCCTAATCTTCTGCTGTCTGATGCTGATCAGTGACAGGTTTCTGATTAGCTGTTCTAAGGCAGGTTGATGTATTCTCCTTCTATAAAATGCTACCCACAAAGCTCGATGACACTTTTAAGTTTAAAAGCTTCCTTTCCTTAAAGTCATGATCTGTtagctccttctcctgcttgATTACTACCTTACCTCTGTAGCAGAACTCATCGGAGGAatgctttctcttctttttgtgAGCTTCTGTCCCTGGAAAAAACTCACTGTCCTggaataagaagaaaaaagctgctGTCAAAAAGGAGGGAACTAATATCAGAGTCACATGGACTATTAACAGATAAAAATTTAGAGGAGGTATCAAGGGTTACTTGTATTGTAGTAACATCAAGGATCTGTAGGTATGAACCAGAATCATCTTTCTAGGTGCTAAAAGAA
Coding sequences within:
- the HMGXB4 gene encoding HMG domain-containing protein 4 isoform X3, producing MAYDGIKKKEESLESHRSVDDGLAPGRIQREKKRSYKDLLQEEDEIATQDSEFFPGTEAHKKKRKHSSDEFCYRGVSPLDLPSKKKKKAASSPSSADTTMDLLKAVNSPLATSSKSSKRTSEKSSHSSSGHSESRKEHPKKKLSGSSGEHSVDDNSSHKSKKMKPLYVNTETLTLREPDGLKMKLILSPKEKSSTADDDSLSYSSAPAAAKKSSKKSARDEQGSFLLGHDLQSFLKSSRKKHKPPPDSHPPSESFGVDTSLHSEGHGSEYEVSGMEAPPESGSSSGGELEAGELVIDDSYREIKKKKKSKKSKKKKDKEKHREKKHSKSKKSSGHSPVAVAEIRVSPPPASTPYGVPPPPPAVFHSDGQGEKRRKKEDKEKDKAEKWEKEKEREKEKEKEKEREKEKEREKEKEREKEKEREKEKEREKEKEKEKEREKERERDKPKKKNMSAYQVFCKEYRTNIVSEHPGIDFGELSKKLAEVWKQLPEKDKLLWKQKAQYLQHKQNKAEATTVKRKASSSDGAPKMKASPTGVVSPHKKSPTSTVVVPSSPAKAPETDPIDVAAHLQLLGESLSLIGHRLQETEGMVAVSGSLSVLLDSIICALGPLACLTTQLPELNGCPKHVLSNTLDNIAYIMPGL
- the HMGXB4 gene encoding HMG domain-containing protein 4 isoform X2 — its product is MGGLFSFSVSQTFSYRWERGKEPRRGSSFTGSCRTTMAYDGIKKKEESLESHRSVDDGLAPGRIQREKKRSYKDLLQEEDEIATQDSEFFPGTEAHKKKRKHSSDEFCYRGVSPLDLPSKKKKKAASSPSSADTTMDLLKAVNSPLATSSKSSKRTSEKSSHSSSGHSESRKEHPKKKLSGSSGEHSVDDNSSHKSKKMKPLYVNTETLTLREPDGLKMKLILSPKEKSSTADDDSLSYSSAPAAAKKSSKKSARDEQGSFLLGHDLQSFLKSSRKKHKPPPDSHPPSESFGVDTSLHSEGHGSEYEVSGMEAPPESGSSSGGELEAGELVIDDSYREIKKKKKSKKSKKKKDKEKHREKKHSKSKKSSGHSPVAVAEIRVSPPPASTPYGVPPPPPAVFHSDGQGEKRRKKEDKEKDKAEKWEKEKEREKEKEKEKEREKEKEREKEKEREKEKEREKEKEREKEKEKEKEREKERERDKPKKKNMSAYQVFCKEYRTNIVSEHPGIDFGELSKKLAEVWKQLPEKDKLLWKQKAQYLQHKQNKAEATTVKRKASSSDGAPKMKASPTGVVSPHKKSPTSTVVVPSSPAKAPETDPIDVAAHLQLLGESLSLIGHRLQETEGMVAVSGSLSVLLDSIICALGPLACLTTQLPELNGCPKHVLSNTLDNIAYIMPGL
- the HMGXB4 gene encoding HMG domain-containing protein 4 isoform X1, whose product is MDLLKAVNSPLATSSKSSKRTSEKSSHSSSGHSESRKEHPKKKLSGSSGEHSVDDNSSHKSKKMKPLYVNTETLTLREPDGLKMKLILSPKEKSSTADDDSLSYSSAPAAAKKSSKKSARDEQGSFLLGHDLQSFLKSSRKKHKPPPDSHPPSESFGVDTSLHSEGHGSEYEVSGMEAPPESGSSSGGELEAGELVIDDSYREIKKKKKSKKSKKKKDKEKHREKKHSKSKKSSGHSPVAVAEIRVSPPPASTPYGVPPPPPAVFHSDGQGEKRRKKEDKEKDKAEKWEKEKEREKEKEKEKEREKEKEREKEKEREKEKEREKEKEREKEKEKEKEREKERERDKPKKKNMSAYQVFCKEYRTNIVSEHPGIDFGELSKKLAEVWKQLPEKDKLLWKQKAQYLQHKQNKAEATTVKRKASSSDGAPKMKASPTGVVSPHKKSPTSTVVVPSSPAKAPETDPIDVAAHLQLLGESLSLIGHRLQETEGMVAVSGSLSVLLDSIICALGPLACLTTQLPELNGCPKHVLAGA